GCGGACACTGCCTGCTGGAGGGGGTGCCGGGGGTGGCCAAGACCCTGGCGGTGGAGACCCTGGCCCGCGTGGTGGGCGGCGAGTTCGCCCGGGTGCAGTTCACCCCGGACCTGGTGCCGGCGGACATCATGGGCACCCGGATCTACCGGCAGTCGAGCGAGAAGTTCGACGTCGAGCTGGGGCCGGTCTTCGTCAACTTCCTGCTCGCCGACGAGATCAACCGGGCCCCGGCCAAGGTGCAGTCGGCGCTGCTGGAGGTGATGAGCGAGCGGCAGGTCTCCATCGGCGGCCAGACCCACCCGGTGCCCGACCCGTTCCTGGTGATGGCCACCCAGAACCCGATCGAGCAGGAGGGCGTCTACCCGTTGCCGGAGGCGCAGCGGGACCGCTTCCTGATGAAGATCGTCGTCGGGTACCCCACCGACGCGGAGGAGCGGGAGATCGTCTACCGGATGGGGGTCGCCGCGCCCGAGCCGGCGCAGGTGTTCAGCGCCGACGACCTGCTCGCCCTGCAACGCAAGGCCGACCAGGTCTTCGTGCACAACGCGCTGGTCGACTACGCGGTACGGCTGGTGCTGGCCACCCGCAGCCCCGCCGAGCACGGCATGCCCGACGTGGCCCGGCTGATCCAGTACGGGGCCAGCCCGCGTGCCTCGCTCGGCCTGGTCCGGGCCACCCGGGCGCTGGCGCTGCTGCGCGGCCGGGACTACGCGCTGCCCCAGGACGTCCAGGACATCGCGCCGGACATCCTGCGGCACCGGTTGGTGCTCAGCTACGACGCGCTCGCCGACGACGTGCCCGCCGACCACGTGGTGCACCGGGTGATGTCGACCATTCCGCTGCCCTCGGTGGCCCCCCGGCAGCAGGCGTCCGCGTCACCGCCGGTCAGTGGCCCGCCGGCCGGCGGCTGGCCCGGCCAGCGGCCGTGACCGGCCCGGTGCGCCCGGCCGACGCCGCCGGGGAGCGGACCGAGGCGGTGCTGTCCCGGCTGCAACTGCTGGTCACCCGCAAACTCGACGGCCTGCTCCAGGGCGACTACGCGGGGCTGTTGCCCGGCCCGGGCAGCGAGGCGGGGGAGTCCCGCGAGTACCGCCCCGGCGACGACGTACGCCGGATGGACTGGCCGGTCACCGCCCGCACCACCACCCCGCACGTGCGGCGTACGGTGGCCGACCGGGAGCTGGAGACCTGGCTGGCGGTGGACCTGTCGGCGAGCCTGGACTTCGGCACCGGCCGGTGGCTCAAGCGGGACGTGGTGGTCGCCGCCACGGCCGCGCTGACCCACCTGACGGTGCGCGGCGGGAACCGGATCGGCGCGGTGATCGGCACCGGGGCGGAACCGCCGCCCACGCCCACCCGCCGGTGGCGGCCCGCCCCGCCGCCACCCGCCGGGCCGCCGACGCTGACCCGGGTGCCGGCCCGCTCCGGCCGGCGGGAGGCCCAGGCGTTGCTGCGTGCGGTGGCGCACACCCCGTTGCGCCCCGGACGCGGTGACCTGGGCGCGCTGGTGGACCTGCTCAACCGGCCACCGCGCCGCCGGGGCCTGGCCGTGGTGATCTCCGACTTCCTCGCGCCACCCGCGCAGTGGGGTCGTCCGCTGCGGAAGCTGCGGGTCCGGCACGACGTGCTGGCCATCGAGGTGGTCGACCCGCGTGAGCTGGAGCTGCCCGACGTGGGGGTGCTGCCGGTGGCGGACCCGGAGACCGGCCAGCTGCACGAGGTGCAGACCGCGGATCCGCGGCTGCGCCGCCGGTACGCCGAGGAGGCCGCCGCCCAGCGCGCGGCGAACGCCGCCGAGATGCGGGCCGCCGGGGCCGGGCACCTGCTGTTGCGTACCGACCGAGACTGGCTGCTGGACATGGTGCGATTCGTGGCCGCCCAGCGGCACGCCCGCACCCGGGGGACGACACGATGATCCGTTTCATGCAACCGTGGTGGCTGCTGACCCTGCTGCCGGTGCTGGCCCTGGCCGCGGCCTACGTCTGGCGGCAGCGCCACCGCCGGGCGTACGCGATGCGGTTCACCAACGTGGACCTGCTGCGTACCCTCGCGCCCAAGGGGTTGGGCTGGCGGCGGCACGCGGCGGCGACCGCGCTGCTGCTGGCGATGGTGGCGCTGGCCACCGGGATGGCCCGGCCGGCGATCGACACCGAGGAGCCGTTGGAGCGGGCCACCGTGATGCTCGCCATCGACGTGTCGTTGTCCATGCAGGCCGACGACGTGTCACCGAACCGGCTGGAGGCCGCCCAGGAGGCGGCGAAGCAGTTCGTCGGCGAGCTGCCGGTGAGCTACAACCTGGGGCTGGTCTCCTTCGCCAAGGCGGCGAACGTGCTGGTGGCGCCCACCAAGGACCGGGCCGCGGTGACCGCCGCGATCGACGGGCTGACCCTGGCCGAGGCGACCGCCACCGGTGAGGCGGTCTTCACCTGCCTGGAGGCGATCCGGTCGGTGCCGGCCGATGGCGCGGCCGGCATTCCGCCGGCCCGGATCGTGCTGCTCTCCGACGGGTTCCGCACCTCGGGCCGGTCGGTGGAGGAGGCCGCGGCGGCGGCGCAGGCGGCGAACGTGCCGGTCTCCACCATCGCGTTCGGCACCGACTCCGGGCAGGTGGACATCGGCGGCCAGTTGCA
Above is a window of Micromonospora rifamycinica DNA encoding:
- a CDS encoding AAA family ATPase, whose product is MAQPTTPDAPTPNGTSPGTPPAVTTPAQDATLLERALFEIKRVIVGQDRMVERMFVALLARGHCLLEGVPGVAKTLAVETLARVVGGEFARVQFTPDLVPADIMGTRIYRQSSEKFDVELGPVFVNFLLADEINRAPAKVQSALLEVMSERQVSIGGQTHPVPDPFLVMATQNPIEQEGVYPLPEAQRDRFLMKIVVGYPTDAEEREIVYRMGVAAPEPAQVFSADDLLALQRKADQVFVHNALVDYAVRLVLATRSPAEHGMPDVARLIQYGASPRASLGLVRATRALALLRGRDYALPQDVQDIAPDILRHRLVLSYDALADDVPADHVVHRVMSTIPLPSVAPRQQASASPPVSGPPAGGWPGQRP
- a CDS encoding DUF58 domain-containing protein; translated protein: MARPAAVTGPVRPADAAGERTEAVLSRLQLLVTRKLDGLLQGDYAGLLPGPGSEAGESREYRPGDDVRRMDWPVTARTTTPHVRRTVADRELETWLAVDLSASLDFGTGRWLKRDVVVAATAALTHLTVRGGNRIGAVIGTGAEPPPTPTRRWRPAPPPPAGPPTLTRVPARSGRREAQALLRAVAHTPLRPGRGDLGALVDLLNRPPRRRGLAVVISDFLAPPAQWGRPLRKLRVRHDVLAIEVVDPRELELPDVGVLPVADPETGQLHEVQTADPRLRRRYAEEAAAQRAANAAEMRAAGAGHLLLRTDRDWLLDMVRFVAAQRHARTRGTTR
- a CDS encoding VWA domain-containing protein, giving the protein MIRFMQPWWLLTLLPVLALAAAYVWRQRHRRAYAMRFTNVDLLRTLAPKGLGWRRHAAATALLLAMVALATGMARPAIDTEEPLERATVMLAIDVSLSMQADDVSPNRLEAAQEAAKQFVGELPVSYNLGLVSFAKAANVLVAPTKDRAAVTAAIDGLTLAEATATGEAVFTCLEAIRSVPADGAAGIPPARIVLLSDGFRTSGRSVEEAAAAAQAANVPVSTIAFGTDSGQVDIGGQLQRVPVDRLALAQLAETTEGFFYEAASVAELKQVYQDMGSSIGFRTEPREITQWYAGVALLLALCAGGLSLLWTSRML